A genomic window from Brevibacillus agri includes:
- a CDS encoding MBL fold metallo-hydrolase: MKATEPIFLGHRIHLIDGFDMGWAQRTGTYVIAEDELTLVETGPSPSVPYIREGLRRLGFSPEQVKYIIVTHIHLDHAGGAGLFLRECPQAKIVVHPKGARHLVDPSRLIAGARAVYHDDFDRLFDPIVAVPEERIIVRADQETLQIGANCVLEFWDTPGHANHHFSIYDPVSRGMFTGDTAGVFYPQLQRDGIHFVLPSTSPNQFDPQAMLRSVERFEQRGLARIYFGHFGMTDDVADVYRQVREWLPVFVAEGEAVVAAGLGDGELAERLFGRVLAHLQSFGIGDGHEVLDVLRLDLQVCAMGIVDYLQKRRK, translated from the coding sequence ATGAAAGCTACAGAACCGATTTTCCTGGGGCATCGCATCCATCTGATCGACGGGTTTGATATGGGCTGGGCGCAGCGGACGGGAACGTACGTCATCGCCGAGGACGAGTTGACCCTGGTCGAGACAGGGCCGAGTCCTTCTGTCCCGTACATACGGGAAGGGCTGCGCAGGCTCGGATTTTCCCCGGAGCAAGTGAAGTACATCATCGTGACGCACATTCACCTCGATCACGCGGGGGGAGCGGGACTTTTTTTGCGCGAGTGCCCGCAGGCAAAAATCGTGGTGCATCCAAAAGGAGCGCGCCATCTGGTGGACCCGAGTCGGTTGATCGCGGGCGCCAGAGCGGTGTATCACGACGATTTTGACCGCCTGTTCGATCCGATTGTCGCCGTTCCCGAAGAGCGGATCATCGTGCGCGCCGACCAGGAGACGCTGCAAATTGGCGCCAACTGTGTCCTGGAATTTTGGGACACGCCGGGACATGCCAACCATCATTTCAGCATTTACGACCCGGTCAGCCGCGGCATGTTCACGGGAGATACAGCGGGTGTCTTCTATCCGCAGCTTCAACGGGACGGGATTCACTTCGTCCTGCCGTCCACCTCGCCGAACCAGTTTGACCCGCAGGCGATGCTGCGCTCCGTGGAACGCTTTGAACAGCGCGGTCTTGCGCGAATCTATTTCGGGCATTTCGGCATGACTGACGATGTTGCCGACGTCTATCGGCAGGTGCGCGAGTGGCTTCCTGTCTTTGTGGCGGAAGGGGAGGCGGTCGTAGCCGCTGGACTCGGCGATGGCGAACTGGCGGAGCGGCTGTTCGGGCGTGTACTGGCGCATCTGCAATCGTTCGGGATCGGCGACGGGCATGAGGTGCTGGACGTGCTGCGGCTCGATTTGCAAGTATGTGCGATGGGAATTGTCGACTATTTGCAAAAGCGCAGGAAATAG
- a CDS encoding ABC transporter substrate-binding protein, producing the protein MKRAWKLLIPLVLAASLVGCGGNTQTAPAPQAEAPQTAPQDAAAKQTVYPLTVTDATGKEVTVAKEPQRIVSTSPAETEILFALGLNERIVGVSDFDDYPAEASTKPKVGGVVKPSEEAILAQSPDLVIGGISMEKPVADKLKSLGMPVYVTHPKKVDDILNNILTMGVITNRQEQAEKVVAAMKQDIARVQEAVKAVKPENKKKVYLEFAPGWTVGKGEFLDELVTLAGGTNIAADTEGWNPISEEKILKSDPDVILYAKGITDDKTGTKLEEIIANRNGWDTMKAIREKQVFGMDQNLLARPGPRITQGLIEVAKAIYPDLVK; encoded by the coding sequence ATGAAACGCGCATGGAAACTGCTCATCCCGCTGGTGCTTGCTGCAAGTCTCGTCGGCTGCGGCGGCAACACCCAGACGGCACCTGCTCCGCAGGCAGAAGCACCGCAGACAGCACCACAGGACGCGGCTGCCAAGCAGACCGTCTACCCGCTTACCGTCACAGACGCGACCGGAAAAGAAGTGACCGTGGCAAAAGAGCCGCAACGAATCGTCTCGACTTCCCCGGCAGAGACGGAAATCTTGTTCGCGCTCGGCTTGAACGAGCGGATTGTCGGTGTCTCCGACTTCGACGACTATCCGGCAGAAGCGAGCACGAAGCCAAAAGTGGGCGGAGTCGTCAAGCCGAGCGAAGAAGCGATTCTCGCCCAGTCGCCCGATCTGGTCATCGGCGGAATTTCGATGGAAAAGCCGGTTGCCGACAAGCTGAAATCGCTCGGCATGCCAGTGTACGTCACGCATCCGAAAAAAGTGGATGACATCCTGAACAACATTTTGACGATGGGGGTTATCACCAACCGACAGGAGCAGGCGGAAAAAGTCGTCGCCGCGATGAAGCAGGATATCGCCCGCGTACAGGAAGCCGTCAAAGCGGTGAAGCCGGAAAACAAGAAAAAAGTGTACCTGGAGTTTGCGCCAGGCTGGACCGTGGGCAAAGGGGAGTTCCTCGACGAGCTGGTGACGCTGGCAGGCGGGACGAACATTGCGGCCGACACAGAGGGCTGGAACCCAATCAGCGAGGAAAAGATTTTGAAAAGCGATCCCGACGTCATTTTGTACGCCAAAGGCATTACGGATGACAAGACGGGCACGAAGCTGGAAGAGATCATCGCAAACCGCAACGGCTGGGATACGATGAAGGCGATCCGCGAGAAGCAAGTGTTCGGAATGGACCAAAACCTGCTGGCGCGCCCAGGCCCGCGCATTACACAAGGTTTGATCGAGGTAGCTAAAGCGATTTATCCTGACCTGGTGAAATAA
- a CDS encoding FecCD family ABC transporter permease — protein sequence MKKQWLIWGGASSLVLLVSVVVSISMGAASLSLSQVWLILLHQLPGMSEWIPATWPESSEQIVMKVRFPRVVLAILIGACLSLAGAGFQGVLRNPLADPFTMGVASGSAVGAAFLILFGLQFAVLGEWSTPVVAFLTGLVSLWIVLALAKTQGKLQTETLILSGVVIQAFLGSLVSFMVSLSDQTVNEIVFWLMGSLSFRGWAFTYVLVPYLLIGVLVLLGYARSLNLFALGERQAAHLGVNVDKTKLIILLVSTLLTAAAVSIAGVIGFVGLVVPHLVRMMVGPDYRILLPMATICGGVYVLWADTLARMLLVPTEIPLGVVTAFLGAPFFAYLLKQNKRIGRR from the coding sequence ATGAAAAAGCAATGGCTTATATGGGGAGGAGCGAGCAGCCTTGTGCTGCTCGTATCCGTGGTGGTCAGCATTTCGATGGGGGCGGCGTCGCTCTCTCTTTCGCAAGTATGGCTCATCCTCTTGCACCAGCTTCCCGGCATGTCGGAGTGGATTCCGGCGACATGGCCGGAGTCGTCCGAGCAGATCGTGATGAAGGTGCGTTTTCCGCGCGTCGTACTGGCCATTTTGATCGGAGCTTGCCTGTCGCTTGCGGGCGCGGGCTTTCAAGGCGTGCTGCGCAACCCGCTTGCGGACCCGTTCACGATGGGCGTAGCGTCCGGTTCGGCCGTCGGGGCGGCTTTTCTGATCCTGTTCGGCTTGCAGTTTGCTGTTCTTGGAGAGTGGAGCACGCCTGTCGTCGCCTTTTTGACGGGGCTTGTCAGCTTGTGGATTGTGCTTGCCCTCGCCAAGACGCAAGGCAAGCTGCAGACGGAGACGCTTATTTTGTCTGGCGTCGTCATTCAGGCGTTTCTCGGCTCGCTCGTGTCCTTCATGGTGTCGCTGTCGGATCAGACGGTGAACGAGATCGTTTTCTGGCTGATGGGAAGCCTGTCGTTTCGCGGCTGGGCCTTCACGTACGTCCTGGTCCCGTATTTGCTGATCGGCGTGCTCGTGCTGCTTGGCTATGCCCGCTCGTTGAACCTGTTTGCGCTCGGGGAGCGGCAGGCGGCGCATCTCGGAGTCAACGTCGACAAGACGAAGCTCATCATTTTGCTCGTCTCTACGCTCCTGACTGCAGCGGCGGTTTCGATTGCGGGCGTCATCGGGTTTGTCGGGCTGGTCGTGCCGCATCTGGTGCGGATGATGGTCGGGCCTGACTACCGCATTTTGCTGCCGATGGCGACCATCTGCGGCGGTGTGTACGTGCTGTGGGCGGATACGCTGGCGCGAATGCTGCTCGTGCCGACAGAAATCCCGCTCGGGGTCGTGACTGCGTTTTTGGGAGCGCCGTTTTTCGCCTATTTGCTGAAGCAAAACAAACGGATCGGAAGGAGGTAG
- a CDS encoding ABC transporter ATP-binding protein — translation MIEVRGLQKSYQDVSVLREIGFTVQQGEFFGIIGPNGSGKSTLLKMLSGVIAADAGEITLAGKPVGRYTRKELARVLAVLEQEGLPPVGFRVREVLEMGRYPYQNWLGEEQTDVGPLIDEIMQLLGLTPLADRTLDQLSGGEKQRVALGKALVQKPQVLLLDEPTTYLDIGYQIQLMDIVRKWQKTTQVTVVAVLHDLNLASLYCDRILMLHKGEQIGVGTPTDMLQSDRIEAVYGTRPIVMEHPVHRLPQIMLQSGS, via the coding sequence ATGATCGAAGTGCGCGGGCTGCAAAAGTCTTACCAGGATGTGTCCGTCCTGCGCGAGATCGGGTTTACAGTCCAGCAGGGCGAGTTTTTTGGCATCATCGGCCCGAATGGGAGCGGAAAATCAACGCTTTTGAAAATGCTCTCCGGTGTGATTGCCGCTGATGCGGGAGAAATCACGCTCGCGGGCAAACCGGTTGGCCGCTATACGCGCAAGGAGCTGGCGCGGGTTCTCGCCGTACTCGAACAGGAGGGGCTGCCTCCGGTCGGCTTTCGCGTTCGCGAGGTGCTGGAAATGGGGCGCTACCCGTACCAAAACTGGCTGGGCGAGGAACAGACAGACGTCGGGCCGCTCATCGACGAGATCATGCAGCTTTTGGGCCTGACACCGCTTGCCGATCGCACGCTGGATCAACTGAGCGGAGGGGAAAAGCAGCGCGTCGCCTTGGGCAAGGCGCTCGTGCAAAAGCCGCAGGTGCTGCTTCTGGACGAACCGACGACTTATCTCGATATCGGCTACCAGATTCAACTGATGGACATTGTGCGCAAGTGGCAAAAGACGACGCAGGTGACCGTGGTCGCGGTGCTCCACGACCTGAATCTCGCTTCGCTCTATTGCGATCGCATCCTGATGCTGCACAAAGGCGAGCAGATCGGCGTAGGCACGCCAACAGACATGCTGCAAAGCGACCGGATCGAGGCGGTGTACGGGACGCGGCCGATCGTCATGGAGCATCCTGTCCACCGTTTGCCGCAAATCATGCTGCAATCCGGGTCGTAA
- the cobU gene encoding bifunctional adenosylcobinamide kinase/adenosylcobinamide-phosphate guanylyltransferase, which yields MIVLVTGGARSGKSTFAEKYAAHLGQSGVYIATAQAFDEELQERVARHRERRRTSAFCWETIEEPYALADVIRSLGQRDELAQKQAVVVVDCLIVWLSNWLIRHEQDEAFARTLAQADELIAAVEDFPGTILFVTNEVGAGLVPEYPLGRMFRDLAGLMNQRLATVADQVFLLTAGIPLELKSRAFRF from the coding sequence ATGATCGTACTCGTGACAGGCGGCGCTCGCAGCGGCAAGAGCACCTTCGCGGAAAAATACGCGGCCCATCTGGGGCAATCGGGCGTCTATATCGCCACCGCGCAAGCTTTTGACGAGGAGCTGCAGGAGCGCGTAGCCAGGCATCGCGAGCGCAGGCGAACGAGCGCGTTTTGCTGGGAGACGATCGAGGAGCCTTACGCCCTCGCAGACGTGATCCGCTCGCTTGGGCAACGGGACGAGCTGGCGCAAAAACAGGCGGTCGTCGTGGTCGATTGCCTGATCGTCTGGCTGTCCAACTGGCTGATTCGCCACGAGCAGGACGAGGCGTTCGCGCGCACGCTTGCGCAGGCAGACGAGCTGATTGCGGCTGTAGAGGACTTTCCCGGGACGATTTTGTTTGTCACAAATGAAGTCGGGGCCGGACTGGTGCCGGAGTATCCGTTAGGGCGCATGTTCCGCGATCTGGCAGGCTTGATGAATCAGCGGCTGGCGACGGTGGCCGACCAGGTGTTTCTGCTCACAGCAGGCATTCCGCTGGAACTCAAAAGCAGGGCGTTTCGCTTTTAG
- a CDS encoding YitT family protein, with the protein MMRRALQFTRRYGMILFGACLLAFAYYHINFQNHLSEGGFVGLGLLAKYAFDLSPAMMILLLDIPLFLVAWLVRGRQFIWDTIFASLAFTGFYELFEQFSPIVMDMSRVMPLASVLSGVLTGLGTGLVLRYGAATGGDDILSLLLSKYTGLSIGTIFLLLDAMVLGLSFWYVPMKEMLYTILAVVISSQVITWTVNAGGAGIAVEEEAHGHGNVSMTHQ; encoded by the coding sequence ATGATGAGGAGAGCGCTGCAATTTACTCGACGTTACGGTATGATTTTGTTTGGAGCATGTTTGCTTGCTTTTGCGTATTATCACATCAACTTTCAGAACCACTTGTCTGAGGGCGGCTTCGTCGGCCTGGGGTTACTGGCCAAATACGCCTTTGACCTGTCGCCAGCGATGATGATTTTACTCTTGGACATCCCGCTGTTTCTGGTTGCCTGGTTAGTGCGAGGGCGTCAGTTCATCTGGGACACGATCTTTGCCTCACTGGCGTTTACCGGGTTTTATGAACTGTTCGAACAGTTTTCCCCGATTGTGATGGATATGAGCAGAGTGATGCCGCTCGCTTCTGTGTTGTCCGGGGTATTGACCGGACTCGGCACCGGGCTGGTTCTGCGCTACGGAGCTGCGACAGGCGGCGACGATATTTTGTCCCTGTTGCTCAGCAAGTACACAGGATTGTCGATCGGTACGATTTTTCTGTTGCTGGACGCCATGGTGTTGGGCCTGTCGTTCTGGTATGTACCGATGAAAGAGATGCTCTACACCATTTTGGCCGTCGTCATCTCCAGCCAAGTGATTACCTGGACGGTGAATGCCGGCGGTGCAGGAATCGCTGTGGAGGAAGAGGCGCACGGACATGGCAACGTCTCGATGACACACCAATGA
- a CDS encoding N-acetylmuramoyl-L-alanine amidase, with translation MKLTAKTASLLGAGLLTALLAWPALMEPTQATANSSQAKVVATSLNVRSEPSLQSSVVATLKYGTTVAVVSEDSHGWVKIKYQQASGWVAGYYLQKGKAGTAASPAPAPVPAASASKKTGTVAADALRMRKGPGLEHDILHVLAMGTQVEILKKQADWLQTRTADGKTGWVSSMYIREGTSNRVVSSSNKSGGLRGKVIVIDPGHGGSDVGTLGTKWSTEEKTLNRQTSLLVASKLRQRGAQVTLTRTSDAQKPSLAQRVAISEAKAADAFVSIHYNSSTKPNSGTLTFFYAQNKDYDLARSIETRLAGGIGLKSNGISFGDYHVLRENDRPSVLVELGFLSNPKDEQLVRTAAYQEKAAQAIVDGLADYFGG, from the coding sequence ATGAAACTAACCGCAAAAACAGCGTCACTCCTGGGAGCGGGCCTGCTGACGGCGCTTTTGGCATGGCCCGCGCTCATGGAGCCGACGCAAGCAACAGCAAATTCTTCCCAGGCAAAAGTCGTCGCGACTTCCCTGAACGTTCGCAGCGAACCGTCCCTCCAGTCGTCCGTCGTCGCCACGCTGAAATACGGCACTACTGTGGCTGTCGTTTCGGAAGATTCCCATGGCTGGGTCAAGATCAAATACCAGCAGGCGAGCGGCTGGGTAGCCGGCTATTATTTGCAAAAAGGCAAAGCAGGCACTGCTGCCTCGCCAGCTCCTGCTCCCGTTCCTGCTGCGTCGGCAAGCAAAAAGACCGGGACCGTAGCGGCGGATGCCCTGCGCATGCGCAAAGGCCCTGGGCTGGAGCACGACATCCTTCATGTGCTCGCCATGGGCACACAGGTTGAGATACTCAAAAAGCAGGCCGACTGGCTGCAAACCAGAACCGCCGATGGAAAAACAGGCTGGGTATCGTCCATGTACATCCGCGAGGGGACAAGCAACCGCGTCGTAAGCAGCAGCAACAAGTCAGGCGGATTGCGGGGAAAAGTGATTGTCATTGATCCGGGGCACGGAGGAAGCGACGTGGGGACGCTCGGAACCAAATGGAGTACCGAAGAAAAGACGCTGAATCGGCAAACTTCGCTGCTGGTGGCGAGCAAGCTGCGCCAGCGAGGGGCACAGGTGACTTTGACCCGGACGAGCGATGCACAAAAGCCTTCTCTCGCCCAGCGGGTAGCCATTAGCGAAGCGAAGGCGGCGGACGCCTTTGTCAGTATTCACTACAACTCCTCCACGAAGCCGAACAGCGGGACCTTGACGTTTTTTTACGCGCAAAACAAAGATTACGACCTCGCGCGAAGCATCGAGACTCGTCTGGCAGGCGGGATCGGCTTGAAGAGCAACGGCATTTCTTTCGGCGACTACCACGTTTTGCGCGAAAACGACAGGCCGTCTGTGCTTGTTGAGCTTGGCTTTTTGTCGAATCCGAAAGACGAGCAGCTCGTTCGCACTGCCGCTTACCAGGAAAAAGCAGCGCAAGCGATCGTGGACGGACTTGCCGACTACTTCGGCGGCTAG
- a CDS encoding WYL domain-containing protein, protein MNLFDKIHNYQLVTRLDEAGLYPVTSHEKAWLAMMLKHPAAQSFFEAGTLSKLQQLTAAYAPADERELFIEKAGARTRNVWHPLVRKLRQIILGKNHILIHAGTRNGRAYRNQRGVPYKLEFSLAKKDWYLIWLTFDSEHLLTTPLSLIRSAKEIYVEDAWYDSFLPVIENMLAARRQTAKIQVVRRYNPELQRILYAFSCFDKEVAYDPDTQEYTITLRFLQDEQEFILSRLRFLGLRVKVVESDQLKRRMAESAANALARYAPPLH, encoded by the coding sequence ATGAATCTGTTTGACAAAATCCACAACTATCAGCTCGTCACCCGGCTGGACGAGGCTGGCTTGTACCCGGTGACGTCGCACGAAAAGGCGTGGCTCGCCATGATGCTCAAGCACCCGGCGGCGCAAAGCTTTTTCGAAGCCGGGACGCTGTCCAAGCTGCAACAACTGACAGCCGCCTACGCGCCGGCTGACGAACGCGAGCTGTTCATCGAAAAAGCCGGAGCGCGAACCCGGAACGTCTGGCATCCGCTCGTCCGCAAGCTGCGCCAGATCATTCTCGGCAAAAACCACATCCTGATCCACGCGGGCACCCGAAACGGCCGGGCCTACCGCAACCAGCGCGGCGTCCCGTACAAGCTGGAGTTCTCGCTCGCCAAAAAAGACTGGTATCTCATCTGGCTGACCTTCGATTCCGAGCATCTGCTCACAACGCCGCTGTCGCTCATCCGTTCCGCGAAGGAAATCTACGTCGAGGACGCGTGGTACGACAGTTTCTTGCCCGTGATCGAAAACATGCTCGCGGCGCGCCGACAAACGGCGAAAATTCAGGTCGTGCGCCGCTACAACCCGGAGCTGCAGCGCATTTTGTACGCCTTTTCCTGCTTCGACAAAGAAGTCGCCTACGACCCGGACACGCAGGAGTACACGATTACGCTCCGTTTTTTGCAAGACGAGCAGGAGTTTATTTTGTCGCGCCTCCGCTTTCTCGGTTTGCGGGTAAAAGTAGTGGAAAGCGACCAGCTCAAACGGCGCATGGCCGAGTCGGCGGCAAACGCTTTGGCCCGCTACGCGCCTCCCCTTCACTAA
- a CDS encoding helix-turn-helix transcriptional regulator → MAKEGFDKELQLLRLMFLTAGAYNRQQLAERLGISVHTLDKTVKKLREIQSTLYQHVTDSEKKGYYAQLRYTYFAVTDNFLMFLYHAKSLKESEVERLSRILEQLSQQPRSIKELLDAFLATPTGEVPDEKTLRQDLKYLEELAVIKKSGDARPYVYHFDQELWNSLADDELLDLHDFIDVMANTQLPAVPGYLLRHKVKRCLDTRLEREDWAVFLYKYHFVSRILDEHQALLLATAIAEQRMVEFCYFTPKRRKFYDSQNTNPAFLRDSSGKPQNVYPLRVVFDHQYGRWYLLAQESEKRPLRKYRVEGITQLALGRQAAPDVFSRMQARVDERIQHSWLIDTGEPVTIRLKFFQPKGTPHSFIKERVEAQGQWGVITEETRESFLYEITVNSTLEITPWIRSFGSSCEVLEPLFLRRQFQKEWKELLAYYESV, encoded by the coding sequence ATGGCAAAAGAAGGCTTTGACAAAGAATTGCAGTTGCTGCGCCTGATGTTTTTGACCGCAGGGGCGTACAACCGCCAGCAGTTGGCGGAGCGGCTGGGCATTTCCGTCCATACGCTGGACAAAACCGTGAAAAAGCTCAGGGAGATTCAGTCCACCCTCTACCAGCACGTGACAGATAGCGAGAAAAAAGGCTACTACGCGCAGCTTCGCTACACCTACTTTGCTGTGACAGACAATTTTTTGATGTTCCTCTACCACGCCAAATCGCTCAAGGAATCGGAGGTAGAGCGGCTGTCCCGCATCCTCGAGCAGCTCAGCCAGCAGCCGCGCTCGATCAAGGAGCTGCTGGACGCGTTTCTCGCGACTCCGACGGGCGAAGTGCCGGACGAAAAAACGTTGCGCCAGGACTTGAAATACTTGGAAGAGCTGGCCGTCATCAAAAAGAGCGGCGACGCGCGGCCTTATGTTTATCATTTTGACCAGGAGCTGTGGAATTCGCTCGCCGATGACGAGCTGTTGGACCTGCATGACTTTATCGACGTCATGGCCAACACCCAGCTCCCCGCTGTGCCCGGCTACCTTTTGCGCCATAAAGTCAAGCGCTGCCTGGACACCCGGCTCGAGCGCGAGGACTGGGCCGTCTTTTTGTACAAGTACCACTTTGTGTCCCGCATCCTCGACGAGCATCAGGCGCTGCTGCTCGCCACTGCGATCGCCGAGCAAAGAATGGTGGAATTTTGCTACTTCACGCCCAAACGGCGCAAATTTTACGATTCGCAAAACACGAACCCCGCCTTCCTGCGCGACTCCTCGGGCAAGCCGCAGAATGTATATCCGCTGCGGGTCGTGTTTGACCATCAGTACGGACGCTGGTATTTGCTCGCCCAGGAAAGCGAAAAAAGACCGCTGCGAAAGTACCGGGTGGAAGGGATCACCCAGCTTGCTCTCGGCCGACAGGCTGCGCCGGACGTTTTTTCGCGCATGCAGGCGCGCGTAGACGAGCGCATTCAACACAGTTGGCTGATTGATACGGGGGAGCCTGTGACGATCCGGCTGAAATTTTTCCAGCCCAAAGGGACGCCGCACTCGTTCATCAAGGAACGGGTCGAGGCCCAGGGCCAGTGGGGCGTGATTACGGAAGAGACGAGGGAAAGCTTCCTCTACGAAATTACGGTCAACAGCACGCTGGAGATCACGCCGTGGATTCGCAGCTTCGGTTCCAGTTGCGAGGTGCTGGAGCCGCTCTTTTTGCGCAGGCAATTTCAAAAGGAATGGAAGGAGCTGCTCGCTTACTATGAATCTGTTTGA
- a CDS encoding RtcB family protein codes for MKTIDHGNCHREVQLGAGSVHVFANDEVFATFGQRVFEMAEHNLRIPRNVYFSYTPDAHVGIGTCIGTTAVWNMHDGFVSPSIVGSDIGCGMRVHLTPLHRDELKDKQLKRELIQAIETYVPTTERGQTSYTDISLEEVVKHGLNGLPAAYLAEPAGEPGGVSRSLTHVEKHTFAFDHAALAHIPAKSWQRAWGQLGTLGGGNHFIEIQSLEIAEDNREIAQEWGLFDGQVVIMIHSGSRAWGAMLGRDYTKSFKEAMFKWGIENPEPSLVYAPIDTEEGKRYLNLMYSALNYAVVNRHLIGYAVERAFRDVLGKDFSTPVLYDLMHNYALQEYHRNTPMLVHRKGATKALPAGHFQNPKAYKDVDQIIDSVVGAKLATVVAKCKPLVAIKGV; via the coding sequence ATGAAAACGATCGATCACGGGAATTGCCATCGGGAAGTGCAGCTTGGCGCTGGCTCCGTTCACGTGTTTGCCAATGACGAAGTGTTTGCCACATTTGGGCAGCGCGTGTTCGAGATGGCGGAACATAACTTGCGCATCCCTCGCAATGTGTACTTTTCCTATACGCCGGATGCCCATGTCGGAATCGGGACGTGCATCGGGACGACGGCCGTCTGGAATATGCATGACGGGTTTGTGTCGCCCTCGATTGTCGGCTCGGATATCGGCTGCGGCATGCGCGTGCACCTGACGCCGCTGCATCGGGATGAGCTGAAAGACAAGCAATTGAAGCGCGAGCTGATTCAGGCGATTGAAACGTACGTGCCGACGACGGAGCGCGGGCAAACGAGCTACACCGATATTTCCCTCGAAGAAGTGGTGAAGCATGGCCTGAACGGCCTGCCTGCCGCGTATTTGGCGGAGCCGGCGGGCGAGCCGGGCGGGGTGAGCCGCTCCTTGACTCATGTGGAAAAGCATACATTTGCCTTCGATCACGCGGCGCTTGCGCACATCCCGGCCAAGTCGTGGCAAAGAGCGTGGGGACAGCTCGGCACGCTCGGCGGCGGGAATCATTTTATCGAAATCCAGTCGCTCGAAATCGCGGAGGACAACCGGGAGATCGCACAGGAATGGGGCTTGTTCGACGGGCAGGTCGTCATCATGATTCACTCCGGCTCCCGCGCCTGGGGCGCCATGCTCGGACGGGATTACACGAAAAGCTTCAAGGAAGCGATGTTCAAGTGGGGGATTGAAAATCCGGAGCCGAGCCTGGTCTACGCCCCGATTGATACAGAGGAAGGCAAGCGATATTTGAACCTGATGTACTCGGCCTTGAATTACGCGGTGGTGAACCGCCATCTGATCGGCTATGCGGTCGAGCGGGCTTTCCGGGACGTGCTGGGAAAAGACTTTTCCACGCCGGTCCTGTACGATTTGATGCACAATTACGCCTTGCAGGAATATCACCGCAACACGCCGATGCTCGTCCATCGCAAAGGGGCGACCAAAGCGCTTCCGGCTGGCCACTTCCAAAATCCGAAGGCGTACAAAGACGTGGATCAGATTATTGATTCCGTCGTGGGGGCAAAGCTGGCGACAGTCGTAGCCAAGTGCAAGCCGCTCGTCGCGATCAAAGGAGTATGA
- the thiM gene encoding hydroxyethylthiazole kinase, with translation MKLESIGKLLETVRKRNPLVHNITNVVVTNFTANGLLALGASPVMAYAEQEVADMAKIAGALVLNMGTLNEREVEAMLIAGSSANRHQVPVLFDPVGAGATPYRTETAQKIVRELDVTLIRGNAAEIANVIGEAWEIKGVDAGEAGGDVATLAKAAAQKLKTVVAITGKVDVIADGSRVYAIHNGHPILTKVTGTGCLLTSVMGAFAAVEKDTLLAGAAALVTYGVAAQLAAQKTADEGPGSFQIQFLNALSAVTADDVHRLGVIEQVGL, from the coding sequence ATGAAGCTTGAGTCCATCGGCAAACTGCTGGAAACAGTACGAAAGCGCAATCCGCTGGTGCACAACATCACAAACGTCGTCGTGACCAACTTCACGGCCAACGGCTTGCTCGCCCTCGGCGCGTCACCTGTCATGGCCTACGCCGAGCAGGAAGTCGCTGATATGGCGAAAATCGCAGGGGCACTCGTCCTGAACATGGGAACGTTGAACGAACGCGAAGTAGAAGCGATGCTGATCGCCGGAAGCTCGGCCAACCGCCACCAGGTCCCGGTGCTGTTTGACCCGGTAGGCGCAGGCGCAACCCCGTACCGCACGGAAACCGCGCAAAAAATCGTGCGCGAGCTGGACGTGACCCTCATTCGCGGAAACGCGGCAGAGATTGCCAACGTCATCGGAGAGGCGTGGGAGATCAAAGGCGTGGACGCAGGCGAGGCGGGCGGAGACGTCGCAACGCTGGCAAAAGCGGCGGCGCAAAAGCTGAAAACGGTCGTGGCGATTACCGGAAAGGTCGACGTCATTGCCGACGGCAGCCGGGTGTACGCAATCCATAACGGCCATCCGATCTTGACCAAAGTGACAGGCACGGGCTGCTTGCTGACTTCCGTGATGGGCGCATTTGCCGCTGTGGAAAAAGACACGCTGTTAGCCGGAGCCGCCGCGCTCGTCACATACGGTGTCGCCGCCCAGCTCGCCGCGCAAAAGACGGCCGACGAAGGGCCGGGCAGCTTCCAGATTCAGTTTTTGAATGCCCTGTCCGCCGTGACCGCCGACGATGTGCACCGCCTGGGGGTTATCGAGCAGGTGGGGCTGTAG
- a CDS encoding phospholipase A2 family protein, whose product MGRRRRRAGRIPCLYGNWCGPGCSGPGAPIDDIDRCCKKHDRCYQKRGYFSCSCDQELLRCLQNKIDMNTEKGRVAAMISAYFSRSKCIPDDLK is encoded by the coding sequence GTGGGCAGAAGAAGACGGCGGGCAGGTCGGATTCCTTGTTTGTACGGAAACTGGTGCGGCCCGGGCTGTTCGGGGCCGGGCGCCCCGATTGACGATATCGACCGCTGCTGCAAAAAGCACGACCGCTGCTATCAAAAGCGCGGCTATTTTTCCTGTAGCTGCGACCAGGAGCTTTTGCGCTGCTTGCAAAACAAAATCGACATGAACACGGAAAAGGGCAGGGTGGCCGCGATGATTTCCGCCTATTTTTCCCGCTCCAAATGCATTCCGGACGACTTGAAATAG